In the genome of Campylobacter helveticus, the window CTTTTCTGCTTCTTCTTTTTTGCAAAAAAATCTTAAAAATTGTGATTTTGAGGCGCAAAAAACTAGAGGCTTTAAAAAAAGAGAGATGATAAAAGCTTTTTTAAAAAAAGAGGTTCAAATTCCAAGCAAAGAAGCTTATTTTCAAAAAATCTCAACTCCATTTAAAGGTAAAAAAGTCGCTATTATCGGTGCTGGAATTTGTGCGGCTGTTTTAGCTTATGAGCTTTCTTTACGAGGTTTTGAAGTAGAAATTTTTGAGAAAAATTTAACGCTTTACGAGGGTGCTAGTGCGAATGAAAGTGGGATTTTAAGCTCTTTGATTTTAAAGCCTGAAAGTATATTAGGAAATTTTTCTTTAAGTGCTTTCGTGGAGGCAAGTCGTTTTTATGGGCAAATTTTGGGCTTAAATTTAAAAGGTGTTTATGAATTTGCCCACAACGAGCAAATGCAGCAAAGGTTTCTTACGCAAAAAAATAATGCTTATTTTAAAATTACGCAAAACAAGGCGTTTTTAGATTGTGGAGGACATATTTATCCTAGAGAAATTGTGTCAAATTTATTTAAAAAAGCTAAAGCAAAGATACATTTTAATCATCATTTTAGCCATTATGAGCGAAAAGATGGGGATTTTATTTTGCATTTTAAAAATGCACCAAAGAGGCAAGAATTTGGAAATTTAATTTATGCTTTAGGAGCTGACGCGAAAGAATTTGTGCATTATGAAGCTATGCTTTTAAGCAAGGTAAGGGGGCAAGTAACGCATTTAAGACCATTTTTAAAAACCAAATTTCCCCTTTCTTCTAAGGCTTATATTTGCCCCGCAAAAGAGGATTTGCAAGTCATTGGTGCGACTTATGATAGATTAAATGAGAATGAAAAAAGTCAAGTCGAAGATGATGAGGAAAATTTGTTTAACATAAAGGAATTTTTAAAAGGAGATGAAAAGATTGAGATTGTAGGCTCTAGAGTGGGGTTTCGCTCCTATTCTAGTGATAGATTTTGCATAGTTGGGGCTGCTTATGATGAGGAATTTTATAAGGAAAATTACAAGGCATTGTTGTGGCATAAAGATAAGCCTCAAATTTTACCGCAAAATATCCCAAATCTTTATTTCAATTTCGCTCACGGCTCACGCGCTTTTAGCTCAAGTGTCCTTGCGGCTAGGTATATTTGTGCTTTGATAAATGATGAGCCTTTGGGTTTTTATGCGGATTTTATCCCTTATATCCACCCTGCGAGATTTTTGATAAGAAAGCTTAAGAAGGGTTTATTAAGCTAATTTTAAATTTCTTATAAATTTTTTCTAAGATTTGTAAATTGTTAATTTAAGTTTAAAAAACTTTATTTTATCATTCTAGAGAATAAAATTTAAACCGAAGGAAAAGTAATGCTTGAACTCAATCAAATCAAATCGCGTTTAGAGGCACTTGAAAAACTTCCTTCTTTAAAGTCTAGCAATTCTATCCCAAAGGCTTTAGAGAAGGCTGGTTTTTCAAGAAGAGATTTTATGAAATGGGCAGGGGCTATGACGGCATTTTTAGCACTTCCTGCAAGTTTTGCCCCTATGGTAGCAAGGGCAGCTGAATTAGCAGACAGACTTCCTGTTGTGTGGCTTCATATGGCTGAATGCACGGGTTGTAGCGAAAGTTTGCTAAGAAGTGATACGCCAACGATTGATAGTCTCATTTTTGATTATATTTCTTTAGAATATCACGAAACTGTAATGGCGGCTTCTGGTTGGCAAGCTGAAGAAAATTTAGAAAGTGCTATTGAGAAGCATAAGGGCAAATATGTTTTGATGGTTGAGGGTGGAATTCCTATGGGAGACCAGGAATCTTATTTAACGGTTGGACCTCACGGAAAAACGGGGTATGAAATAGCAAAGGCGGCAAGTGATAATGCTTATGCTATTTTGGCTATTGGCACCTGTTCTAGCTTTGGAGGAATTCAGGCAGCAAGACCAAACCCGAGTAATTCTCAGCCTTTAAGTAAGGTTACAAATAAAACTATCATCAATGTTCCCGGTTGTCCTCCAAGTGAAAAAAATATCGTAGGAAATGTTCTTCAGCTTTTACTCTTTAAAGAGCTTCCAAGCCTTGATGTTTATAATAGACCAAAATGGGCTTACGGCTTAAGAATCCACGATTTGTGTGAAAGAAGAGGGCGTTTTGATGCGGGTGAATTTGTCCATCATTTTGGCGATGAGGGTGCAAAGCAAGGATATTGCCTTTATAAAGTGGGCTGTAAGGGACCTTACACTTTTAATAATTGCTCTAGAGAAAGATTTAATCAGCATACTTCTTGGCCTATCCAAGCGGGACACGGCTGTATAGGTTGTTCTGAGCCAAATTTCTGGGACACAATGGGACCTTTTGAAGAGCCTATGGCAAGTCGTCAGTTTGATCCTATTTTTGGACTTGGAGCGGATAATGTTTCGGATAAGATAGGTATAGGTGTTTTAACATTAACCGGAGTTGCCGTAGCCGCACACGCAGTTATTGCTTCTATGAAGAAAAATGAGGAGTAAAAAATGAGTCAAAGAATTATAGTTGATCCGATTACAAGAATTGAGGGGCATTTAAGGGTTGAGGTTGTTGTTGATGATAATAATGTCGTAAAAGAGGCGTATGCGGGCTCTACTTTATGGCGTGGTATTGAAACCATCGTTAAGGGTCGCGACCCAAGAGATGCAGGTTTTATGACGCAAAGAATCTGTGGAGTTTGCACCTTTTCGCATTATAAAGCAGGAATTGTTGCTGTGGAAAATGCGCTTGGCATTACCCCTCCGCTGAATGCTTTGCTAACTAGAACTTTAATGAATGCAGCATTATTTTTACACGACCATATCGTGCATTTTTATCAGCTTCACGGGCTTGATTGGGTTGATGTAGTAAGTGCTTTAAGTGCAGATGTGAAAAAAGCGAGCGATTTGGCTTTTAAATTTAGTCCAAATCCTTACGCCACAGGTGCGGATAAATTATTAGAAGTGCAACAAAGACTTAAGACTTTTGTTGATAAAGGAAATTTGGGACCTTTTGCTAATGCTTACTATGGACATCCAACCTATCGTTTGAGTGCGGAAGAGAATTTAATTGCCCTTTCGCATTATTTAGAATGTCTTAGAATTCAAAGAATTATCGCACAATGTATGGCAATTTTCGGTTCTAAAAATCCTCATCCGCAAAGTTTAACTGTGGGTGGTGTAACTTGTGTTATGGATTTATTAAGTCCTACTAGAATGGGTGAGTATTTGGAGAAATTTAAAGAAGTGGCGGATTTTGTGAACCGTGCCTATTATCCTGATTTAATTATGGCAGGAAAAGCTTATGCAAATGAGGCTAGTGTGTTAAATGATGTCGGTGTGGCAAATCTTTACACTTTTAAAGAATTTCAAGTGGGTCGCGATGAGTGGCTTTTTGAAAGTGGCATTATTAAAAATGGCGATTTAAGTAAGGTTTATGAGGTAGAAGAAGATAAGATTACCGAAGAGGCGACTCATTCTTGGTATGCGGATAATGAGCCTTTACATCCTTATGATGGCAAAACAAATCCTAATTACACAGGGCTTGTCGATGGCGAAAGTATCGATCATCACGGCAAAATAGCTCATACTAAAAATTTCGATACTAAGGGTAAATATAGCTGGATTAAGGCTCCTCGTTATGAGGGTGAGCCTATGCAAGTGGGACCTTTGGCAAATCTTGTTGTCAATTACGCTAAAGGAAATCAATATGTCGTTCCAGTTGTTGATACATTCTTAAAAGAAACAGGACTTCCTCTAACGGCTGTATTTAGCACACTAGGAAGAACGGCAACGCGTTGTTTGGAAGCAAAAATCATAGCAAATAATGCTTTGAAAGCTTTTGATAATTTAGTTGCAAATTTAAAGGTTGATGAAAGCACTTGTGCGCCTTATGTGATTGATAAAAATAAAGAATACAAAGGGCGTTATATGGGGCATGTGCCTCGTGGGACACTAAGCCATTGGTGTAGGATAAAAGATGGTGTGATTGAAAATTGGCAAGCTGTTGTGCCAAGCACTTGGAATGCTTCTCCAAAAGACGCAAATGGCGTAGGTGGAAGTTATGAGCAGTGCTTGATTGGACTTAAGATAGCTGATGTGAAGCAGCCTCTTGAAATCATACGCAAAATTCATTCTTATGACCCTTGTATTGCCTGTGCTGTGCATGTTATGGATACTAAGGGAAATAATTTGAGCGAATATAAAGTGAATGTAAATTTGTAAGGAGGCTTTGATGCAAAAACAAGAAGAAAAATTGCAAAGAAAAGCAGAATATGAATTTAGCATAGGTTTGCGTTTAACTCACTGGATAAGGGCTGTGGCTATTGTGATTTTGGTTGGGACAGGATATTATCTTTCCTATGTTTTTCAAAATCCTATTAGCACAGGTGAGCCTACAAATTTTATGCAGGCAAAGTACCGCTTAGTGCATCAGGCTGTGGGTTTTGTTTTGATAGGGTGCGTTATTTTTAAGGCATATTTATTCTTTTTTGATAAGTGGAGTCGCAAAGAAAAGGCAAGTATCGCTGATGTTTTTAATCTTAAGGTTTGGATAGAACAGATTAAATTTTATCTTTTTTTAGGAAAGCATCCACCACTTAAGGGTGTTTATAACCCTTTGCAATATGTAACCTACCTTTTCTTTTATCTTGTGATTGTTGGTATTATCTTAACGGGACTTATACTCTACACTCACGCTTATCACGAGGGTTTGGGTGGTATGCTTTATAGTGCGTTAAGACCATTGGAGGCTATGATGGGAGGATTGGCTGAGGTTAGAACTTATCATAGAATTTTAATGTGGGTAATTTTAATTTTTGTCCCTGTGCATATTTATATGGCTATCTTTAATGCCATTAAGGGTAGAGACGGCGCACTTGATGCTATTGTTAGCGGCTATAAATTCATTAAGGAAGAGAAAAATTGAAATTTCTTGTGCTTGGCATAGGAAATATTATGTTTGCGGATGAAGGCTTAGGCGTTCATCTTTGCAAACAGCTTGAAAAAAACTACCGCTTCCATCATCCAACTCACAGCCTTACTTTCATCGATGGAGGCACTTTAGCCTTGCATTTGAGTTATATTATTGCAGAATATGATGAAATGATTATTCTTGACTGCATTGATGCGGACAACGCAGAGGTGGGCGAGGTGTTTTTTTTCCCTTATGATGCAATGCCAAAGAGGGTGAGTTGGAGTGGAAGCGCACACGAGATAGAAATGCTTCAAACGCTACAATATATGGAATTAGCTGGGGATTTACCGCATACACAAATTTTAGCTGCAGTGCCAAGACGCATTGAGCCTATGAGTTTTGAGCTTTCAGCTGAGATTATAAAAGCGGCTAGTATTATGGAGAAAACTTTGTTAGATTTCATAGCTAAAAAGGGCTTTAGCTATGAAAAAGTGGCGGATTTTAGCTTGCAAGAGTTGGCACAAAGTTCCTTTAAATCTTAAATTCTTTCAATTTTTCTATCACCATTTTAGGACTTAAATCTTTCATACATTTATGGTGTTTTAGTATGCAGGTGCGTTTCATACAGGGCATACAAGCTAAATTAAGATGGATAATTTTAGCATTTTCGCTCTGCCAAGGTGAGGTTTGAGTGAATTTAGTCGGTCCAAAAATCACTAGCATTTTCACCTTTAAAGCCGCACCTATGTGCATGGCTCCGCTGTCATTTGTGAGGAAAATATCACTTAAGGCGATATTTTGTGCGAGGGTTTGAATGCTTGTTTTGTTGCATAAATTTTTCGCCCTAACGCCTTTTTGTGCGAGTATGTTGGCAATTCTAGCACAAATGATAGCCTCTTCTTTACCCGCCCCAAGAATAATAATTTCGTGGCTTTTGGCAAATTCAAACCCCACTTTTGCAAAATACTCTTCATCCCAGCGTTTAGCACTCCCATAGCTTGCACCAGGGTTTAAAGCGAGAATTTTTTTGCCACTTTTAAGTTGTAGGGGTGCTTTAAATTTCGTTTTGATGGGTAGTTTTAAATCTTTTGATGAGATTTGAAAATTTAAAGTATGCTCAATGAAATTTAAGTATTTTAAAACTTGATGTGAGTCTTTTAAGATTTTTTTGTTGAAACAAAATTTTTTTTTGGATTTTATGATTTTTAAAATAAGCTTTGCCGAAAGTGCCGAGCGAAAAGAAAATGCAAGGTCAAATTGATGATTTTGACGCAAATGAAAGGCTTGTTTGTAGCGCTTTTTTTTATCTTCTAAGATAATGCTTGAGTTGGGAAATTCTTTAAAAAGCCCTGTCGCTACAAAAGAGCCAAAAAAGACAAATTCCGCTTCTTTAAACCGCTCTTTAATGCCATAAATCGCCGCACTAGCCATAACGCAATCGCCTAGCCAAGTGGGAAGATTGATAAAAATTTTCATATTTTGCCCTTATGTGATAAAATTTCAATTTTAACAAAATAGGCTAAAAATGACAATAATTTCTATCATCATCCCACTTCATAACTGCGAAAATTTCATACACAGAGCCTTAAAAAGCTGTCAAAATCAAGATTTTATCAATTATGAAGTGATTATTATTGACGATAAAAGCGAAGATGAGGGAGCTAAGATAGCTTTAGAATTTGTTAAAAAGGATAGACGATTTAAGCTTTTTAGTAATGCCACACACTTAGGCACTTTTGCAAGTAGAAACGAGGGAATTTTAAGGGCAAATTCGCCTTTTTTGATGTTTTTAGACGCAGATGATTATTTATGCGATGGGGCGTTAAAAAGGGTTTTTGAAAGTTTAAATTTAAAAGCTGATGTGGTGCTTTTTGACTCTTTTGTGCATAGGGTTAAAATAAAGCAATTTTATCGTTTTAAGCAAGATAGGCTTTTTAATAAAAATGAGTTTTTAAGTTTTTTGGCAGAGCAAAGGCATTTTTGCTGGTCGGTTTGGGCTAAGGTTTTTCGTAAGGATTTGGCTTTAAAATGTTTTGAGTTTGTTGATAAAAATGCGTTTTTGTGCTATGGCGAAGATGTGCTTTTTTGCTATATTTATTTTATGTTTTGTGAAAGTATAGCTATTTTTAAGCATAGTATTTACCGCTACGAATTTAACGCTTTTGGGCGTTATGAGAGCAAAGATGAGATGATTTTAAGGCAAAATTATGAAGATAAGAAAAAAAGCCTTAAGTTTATCAAAAGTATTGCTAAAAATTTTCCGCCAAATTCTTTAAATGAAAAGCTTTTTATGCACCTAGAAAAAGAGACTTTAGATTTAAAGAAGAGATATTTAAAGTTGATTAAGAAAGAAAAAATAGAATTAGTAAAAAAAGAGGAAAAATGAAAGGAATTATTTTAGCAGGTGGAAGTGGGACAAGACTCTATCCATCTACGCTTATGGTGTCTAAGCAGTTGTTGCCTATTTATGATAAGCCTATGATTTATTATCCATTATCTGTGCTAATGCTTGCGCAAATTAGAGAGGTTTTAATCATTTCTACCCCTAAAGATACACCAAGATTTAGAGAGATTTTTGGCGATGGTAGTTGGCTTGGTATGGAGATTGAGTATTCTATACAAGAGAGCCCTGATGGATTAGCTCAAGGACTTATTTTAGCAGAGCAGTTTGTAGGCAATGATGATGTAGCATTGATTCTGGGGGATAATGTCTTTTATGGGCAGGGCTTTTCGCCTATGCTTTTAGAGGCAAAGCAAGAGGCACAAAATGGCATTGCTACGATTTTTTCCTATCGCGTTAAAGACCCAGAGCGTTTTGGTGTAGTAGAGATAGATAAAGAGGGCAGGGCGTTAAGCATTGAAGAGAAGCCACTTAATCCTAAGAGTAATTTTGCGGTAACTGGGTTATATTTCTATGATAACAACGCTATTTCTATTGCTAAATCTTTAAAGCCTAGTGCAAGGGGAGAGCTAGAAATCACTGATGTAAATATTGCATATCTTAAGCAAAATAAGTTAAGATCTCAAGTGCTAGGCAGGGGCTTTGCGTGGCTTGATACAGGCACGCACGATAGTCTTGTGGAGGCTTCTACTTTTGTGCAGACTATTGAGTTACGACAGGGCTATAAAATCGCGTGTTTAGAGGAGATTGCCTATCATAATGGCTGGATTGATGAAGAAAAATTGCTAGAGCGTGCTTACATTTTGCAAAAAAGTGGCTATGGTGAGTATTTGAAAAATCTTTTAGACTTAAGTAGGGCAGGGCAGTGAAAAGTATTTTAATAACAGGTGGGGCTGGTTTTATCGGTAGCAATTTTGTGTTGTATTTTTTGAAAAAATATCCAAATTATCACATTGTAAATTTAGATCTGCTTACTTACGCTGGAAGTTTAGAGAATCTAAAAGGTGTGGAAAATTTCAACAATTATACTTTTATACAGGGCGATATTTGTGATGAAGGCTTGGTAGATGAAATTTTCAAAAAATATGAGATTGAAAGTGTGATACATTTTGCTGCTGAATCTCACGTAGATAATTCTATTGCCAATCCCAATGCGTTTATAAAAACAAATGTCAATGGGACTTTTAATCTTTTGCATACTGCTTATTTACATTGGTTTGAAGCACCGCATATTGCAAAAAGAGGCAAGGAAAATTGTGTGTTTCATCACATTAGCACTGATGAAGTTTTTGGCTCTTTGGGCGAGAGTGGGTATTTTACAGAATCTACACCCTATGCACCAAACTCCCCCTATTCAGCTTCTAAGGCATCAAGCGATATGCTTGTGAGATCTTATATCCATACCTATGGATTAAAGGCGTTTATTACAAATTGCTCTAACAATTATGGTCCTAAGCAACACGATGAAAAGCTTATCCCTACAATCATTCGTAACGCTCTGCAAGGTGAGACAATACCTATTTATGGCGATGGTAAAAATGTGCGTGATTGGCTCTATGTGGAGGATCATTGCCGTGCTATTGATGTAGTGTTTCACTCACAATGCTATGGTGAGACTTTTAATGTCGGTGGGAATTGTGAGCGTGTGAATATAGAGATTGTAAAGCATATTTGTGCATTGCTTGATGAGATTGCCCCAAGGGCGGATAAAAAGTCTTATCAAAGTCAAATTGCTTTTGTGCAGGATAGGGCAGGACACGATAGGCGTTATGCCATTGATTCTAGCAAGATAGCTAAGATTCTGGGCTGGAAGCCACAAGAGAGTTTCGCAAGTGGGCTAGAGAAGACATTGCGGTATTATGTGAGAAAATATAGGAGTGTTTTATGAATAAAGTAGCTAGAATATTGCAAAAAATAAGAGTGGCGTATTATCGTCATTTCGTTTCTAATGTTAAAGTGTCTGGGGGTTTTAAAATACATTCAGCTACGATTTTTCATAGCGTGAATGAGGGTAAAATATGTATTGCTGATAATGTGCATCTGGGCTATTATCCGTCTCCTTTATTTTTTAATGCGTGCAATCACATTGATGTGCGGGGGGGGGTAATACTATGATAAGTATAGATTCTGGAACATTTATTAATAACAATTTTTCTCTTGTTGCGTATAGAGAGGGTATCCATATTGGCAGAAATTGCTTTATAGGGACAAATTTTCAGGTTATGAGTTCTGATTTTCACGCACTTACAATAAAAAATAGAAATGATGAGAAATATATACAAAGTGCGAGTGTGGAGATAGGAGATAACTGCTTTATAGGGAATAATGTTATTGTGTTAAAAGGTGTAAAACTTGGAAGTGGCTGTGTTGTGGGAAGTGGCAGTGTGGTAACAAAGTCTTTTGGAGCAAATTTAATTATAGCTGGCAATCCCGCAAGATTAATTAAAGAAATCAAACAGGAGGAATAAAGATGTATAAGATGATTGATTTGCAAATGCATAATGACAAAGGCTCTATGCTTATAGCCTTACAAAAGAATGTAAATTGCCCTTTTGAGATTAAAAGAGCCTTTTATATCTTTGGTGTGCCAAAAGATGTCATAAGGGGAGAGCACGCTAATAAAAATTCTCAATTTCTTTTTGTAACCTTGCAGGGTGCGTGTAAAATTTGTGTAGATAATGGTGTAAAAAAAGAGGAATTTTTACTAGATAGTCCCCAAAAAGCTTTATATTTAGACAAAATGTTATGGAAAGAGATGTATCATTTTAGTGAAAATTGCATTTTGCTTGTTTTGAGTGATTGTTATTATGATAAAGATGAATATATTTACGATTATGAAGCTTTTAAGCAGATGTGGGGGGGGGGGGGAGTAAGTAGCCTTCGTTATCTTTTGGAGGTGGCGTAGCTATGAATTGTAAGGTAATGAAATTAGATGTAAAGGCTGACGAGAGGGGGAAATTGGTAGCTTTGGAAAATTTAAAAAATATCCCTTTTGAGATTAAAAGAGTGTATTATATCTTTGATACTAAGCCAGAATTTCAAAGAGGGGGACATGCACATAAGCATTTGGAGCAACTTATCGTCGCTATGGATGGCTCCTGTGAGTTTGTGTTAGATGATGGAACTAAAAGGCAAAATGTGTTTTTAAATCGCCCAGATATAGGGCTTTATATAGGTAAAAATATGTGGCGGGAAATGCGAAATTTCTCATATGGTTGTAAGCTAATGATTTTGGCAAGCGATTTTTATGATGAGAGTGAGTATATCCGCGATTATGATGAATTTTTGAGGCAGTTTTAATGTATGCAATATATGTTTGGATATTTAATAAAATAGAGAATTGTTTTCATAATTTTTTGAAACATTCTTGTGATCGTTTGAGTATAAGAGCTGTTAAATTTATTGCTTTTTACTATCCAGATGCGAAAATTAGAAAACTTTATTTAAGACGCTTAGGCTTCATTATGGATGAGGGGACTTTTTCAAATTTAGGTTTAAAATTTACAATGAATGATGATTTTAGCCCTTGCGTTTTTGTCGCTAAGAGAGTTTCTATCGCTCCTAATGTTACTTTTATAGCAAATAGTGAACCCAATAATTCTTTACTTTTGACCCAAAATTCTTATGTGAGGGAAAAATTAATTAAAAAAAATATAAAGATTATTGTTGAAGATGATGTTTGGATTGGTGCAAATGTAACTATAATGCCCGGTGTTAGACTTAGAAGAGGCTGTATTATCGGTGCCGGTGCTGTGCTAACTAAAGATACTGATGAATTTGGTGTTTATGCCGGAATTCCCGCGATTAAAATTAGACAATTAGAGGGCTTTAAATGATAAAAATTTCCATTTATGAGGAAATAAAGATTAAAGAGTGGAATTTATTTAATCAAAATGCTAAAAATGGAATCTTTATGTTTGATAGAAATTATATGGATTATCACGCTGATAGATTTATGGATCATTCATTAATGTTTTATGAAGATTCTAAGCTTATCGCCCTTTTACCTTTAAATATCAAAGATTGTGTATTATATTCTCATCAAGGGCTAACTTTTGGTGGGTTTATCACTAATTCCATAATGAAGCAATACAAAATGCTTGAGTGTTTCGAGGCGTTATTAGAGTATATGCGAGAGATTAAGGCACAAAAGATGATTTATAAAGCAATCCCCTATATTTATCATAAATACCCCGCACAAGAGGATATATATGCGTTGTCTCTCTTTGGGGCAAAGCCCTGCCGCACAGATTGTTCTTCAAGCATTAATTTAGCACATTTACTTTCAATGCCAAAGGGTAGAAAAGCACAGATTTCTAGGGCAAAGCGTGAAGGTGTGGTTATAGAATCTTCCACCAACTTCCCTGCTTTTATCACACTATTAAATGAAGTCTTGCAAACAAAGCATAATACACAAGCTGTGCATTCAGCCAAAGAGTTAGAATTACTTCATAATAGATTTAAAGAAAATATTACTCTCTACATTGCAAAACAAAATAATGAGATTCTAGCAGCTACTTTGCTTTTTATCTATCCAAATCTCGTGCATACACAATATTTAGCAACAAGTGAAAAGGGCAGGGCGGTAGGTGCGCTAGACTTACTTATAAAAACATTGATAGATAAATATGCTACAACAAAACAATACTTTGACTTTGGAATCTCCACAGAAAATAATGGCTTATTCTTAAACGAAGGACTTATCGCACAAAAAGAGGGCTTTGGTGCAAGGACAATTGTGCATAGTTTTTATGAGCTGAATATTAACGGGGGGGGGGGGGGGGTAACTCTTCTAAAAAATAATCGCGTAATTTTTCATACAAGCTTTGCAAATGAGGTGGCATAGATGAAAGTTTGCATAGCTGGAAAAAATGATATTGCCGTTAATGCTTTGGAATTTTTACTTACATTTTATGAGCCAAAAGATTTAATCGTGGTGCCTAATCAAAATGATGAGGGAAAGGACACTTGGCAAAGATCCTTAAAAAAGGTTGCTCAAAAATATGGCGTAAAAATTGTGAGTTTAGAGGAATGTTATAGTGTGAAAGATTTGCTTTTTATTTCTTTAGAATTTGATTTAATTATCAAGCCTGAAAAATTTGTAAGCAAGAGGCTCTTTAATATTCATTTTTCAAATTTGCCTAAATATAAGGGTGTTTATACTTCCATAATGCCTATTTTATATGGAGAAAATGAGGCTGGAGTCACTTTGCATTATATTGATGATGGGATAGATACGGGCGATATTATCTCTCAAAGACTTTTTAAAATAGGTCTTAATGATACTGCTAGAGATTTGTATTTTAAATATCTTAAAAATGCTTTTCTGCTTTTTAAATTAGAATTTAAAAAATTAGAAAGTGGAAATTGTAAGCGACAAAAGCAAGATTTAATAGGAAGTTTTTTTACAAGAAAAAGTATAGAATTTGAAAGAAAACTTGATTTAAATAAGACGAGTTTTGAAATTCACAATGAACTTCGTGCATTTATTTTTGAAGAATATCAACTTCCACAAATTAATCATTTTCAAATTGTAAAGTCAAGACTAAGTAAAAAATTTATTGGAAGAAAAGTTTTTAAGGAATTTGATG includes:
- a CDS encoding hydrogenase small subunit — its product is MLELNQIKSRLEALEKLPSLKSSNSIPKALEKAGFSRRDFMKWAGAMTAFLALPASFAPMVARAAELADRLPVVWLHMAECTGCSESLLRSDTPTIDSLIFDYISLEYHETVMAASGWQAEENLESAIEKHKGKYVLMVEGGIPMGDQESYLTVGPHGKTGYEIAKAASDNAYAILAIGTCSSFGGIQAARPNPSNSQPLSKVTNKTIINVPGCPPSEKNIVGNVLQLLLFKELPSLDVYNRPKWAYGLRIHDLCERRGRFDAGEFVHHFGDEGAKQGYCLYKVGCKGPYTFNNCSRERFNQHTSWPIQAGHGCIGCSEPNFWDTMGPFEEPMASRQFDPIFGLGADNVSDKIGIGVLTLTGVAVAAHAVIASMKKNEE
- a CDS encoding HyaD/HybD family hydrogenase maturation endopeptidase; this encodes MKFLVLGIGNIMFADEGLGVHLCKQLEKNYRFHHPTHSLTFIDGGTLALHLSYIIAEYDEMIILDCIDADNAEVGEVFFFPYDAMPKRVSWSGSAHEIEMLQTLQYMELAGDLPHTQILAAVPRRIEPMSFELSAEIIKAASIMEKTLLDFIAKKGFSYEKVADFSLQELAQSSFKS
- the waaF gene encoding lipopolysaccharide heptosyltransferase II is translated as MKIFINLPTWLGDCVMASAAIYGIKERFKEAEFVFFGSFVATGLFKEFPNSSIILEDKKKRYKQAFHLRQNHQFDLAFSFRSALSAKLILKIIKSKKKFCFNKKILKDSHQVLKYLNFIEHTLNFQISSKDLKLPIKTKFKAPLQLKSGKKILALNPGASYGSAKRWDEEYFAKVGFEFAKSHEIIILGAGKEEAIICARIANILAQKGVRAKNLCNKTSIQTLAQNIALSDIFLTNDSGAMHIGAALKVKMLVIFGPTKFTQTSPWQSENAKIIHLNLACMPCMKRTCILKHHKCMKDLSPKMVIEKLKEFKI
- the mnmC gene encoding bifunctional tRNA (5-methylaminomethyl-2-thiouridine)(34)-methyltransferase MnmD/FAD-dependent 5-carboxymethylaminomethyl-2-thiouridine(34) oxidoreductase MnmC; translation: MKKARVIFKDNTPYSLDFEDFYFNSHQGVDESKFIYAEAFSWQDCESFVIAETGFGIGLNFFLTLQSFLKAKKRPKRLFYVSVEGFYLEPSFLREAYERLGIYEEFKELLEQFLLFYPKCACGIYRFYFKDCFLDLVFDDISVLKRLDFKADIWYLDGFTPSKNLTMFDENTLFELARLSKLNAKVFTFSASSFLQKNLKNCDFEAQKTRGFKKREMIKAFLKKEVQIPSKEAYFQKISTPFKGKKVAIIGAGICAAVLAYELSLRGFEVEIFEKNLTLYEGASANESGILSSLILKPESILGNFSLSAFVEASRFYGQILGLNLKGVYEFAHNEQMQQRFLTQKNNAYFKITQNKAFLDCGGHIYPREIVSNLFKKAKAKIHFNHHFSHYERKDGDFILHFKNAPKRQEFGNLIYALGADAKEFVHYEAMLLSKVRGQVTHLRPFLKTKFPLSSKAYICPAKEDLQVIGATYDRLNENEKSQVEDDEENLFNIKEFLKGDEKIEIVGSRVGFRSYSSDRFCIVGAAYDEEFYKENYKALLWHKDKPQILPQNIPNLYFNFAHGSRAFSSSVLAARYICALINDEPLGFYADFIPYIHPARFLIRKLKKGLLS
- a CDS encoding nickel-dependent hydrogenase large subunit, with amino-acid sequence MSQRIIVDPITRIEGHLRVEVVVDDNNVVKEAYAGSTLWRGIETIVKGRDPRDAGFMTQRICGVCTFSHYKAGIVAVENALGITPPLNALLTRTLMNAALFLHDHIVHFYQLHGLDWVDVVSALSADVKKASDLAFKFSPNPYATGADKLLEVQQRLKTFVDKGNLGPFANAYYGHPTYRLSAEENLIALSHYLECLRIQRIIAQCMAIFGSKNPHPQSLTVGGVTCVMDLLSPTRMGEYLEKFKEVADFVNRAYYPDLIMAGKAYANEASVLNDVGVANLYTFKEFQVGRDEWLFESGIIKNGDLSKVYEVEEDKITEEATHSWYADNEPLHPYDGKTNPNYTGLVDGESIDHHGKIAHTKNFDTKGKYSWIKAPRYEGEPMQVGPLANLVVNYAKGNQYVVPVVDTFLKETGLPLTAVFSTLGRTATRCLEAKIIANNALKAFDNLVANLKVDESTCAPYVIDKNKEYKGRYMGHVPRGTLSHWCRIKDGVIENWQAVVPSTWNASPKDANGVGGSYEQCLIGLKIADVKQPLEIIRKIHSYDPCIACAVHVMDTKGNNLSEYKVNVNL
- a CDS encoding glycosyltransferase family 2 protein, translating into MTIISIIIPLHNCENFIHRALKSCQNQDFINYEVIIIDDKSEDEGAKIALEFVKKDRRFKLFSNATHLGTFASRNEGILRANSPFLMFLDADDYLCDGALKRVFESLNLKADVVLFDSFVHRVKIKQFYRFKQDRLFNKNEFLSFLAEQRHFCWSVWAKVFRKDLALKCFEFVDKNAFLCYGEDVLFCYIYFMFCESIAIFKHSIYRYEFNAFGRYESKDEMILRQNYEDKKKSLKFIKSIAKNFPPNSLNEKLFMHLEKETLDLKKRYLKLIKKEKIELVKKEEK
- the cybH gene encoding Ni/Fe-hydrogenase, b-type cytochrome subunit, with product MQKQEEKLQRKAEYEFSIGLRLTHWIRAVAIVILVGTGYYLSYVFQNPISTGEPTNFMQAKYRLVHQAVGFVLIGCVIFKAYLFFFDKWSRKEKASIADVFNLKVWIEQIKFYLFLGKHPPLKGVYNPLQYVTYLFFYLVIVGIILTGLILYTHAYHEGLGGMLYSALRPLEAMMGGLAEVRTYHRILMWVILIFVPVHIYMAIFNAIKGRDGALDAIVSGYKFIKEEKN